Part of the Yersinia hibernica genome, GATCTTTTTATTTAAAGATCTCTTTATTAGATCTCTTATTAGGATCATGATCCTCTGTGGATAAGTGATTATTCACATTAAAGATCATGATTTTAAGGAGGATCATTTGCTGTGAATGATCGGTGATCCTATGGCGTATAAGCTGGGATCTAAATGGCTTGTTATGCACAGGTGCTTTTAGTCACTAAGGTTGTTATGTGGATATGTACCGCTTTTACCCTGCTTTTAAGCTGACTTATCCACATTCGTTCGCGTGATCTTTAAGCAAATTAGAGCAAATTAATCCAATTTTTAACCCAAATCTCTGCTGGGTCCTCAGGAATTTCATGTTGGATGACGTCAATTTCTAAAATATCACCCACACGCATAGCTCCTTGAGTGATCAATTGCTGATCCAATTTTCTTACCGCGCCGCAGAAAGTGTCATATTCTGAGCTGCCCAAACCTACGGCACCAAAACGAACCTGAGAGAGATTCGGTTTCTGTTCTTCGATTTGTTCTAATAAAGGTTGAAGATTGTCTGGCAGATCACCGGCACCATGGGTGGAAGTGATGATTAACCACATACCATCTAAAGTCAGCTCGTCTAATTCCGGGCCATGTAATGTTTCTGTGGAGAAACCCGCCTCTTCTAATTTCTCAGCTAAA contains:
- the mioC gene encoding FMN-binding protein MioC; protein product: MADITLISGSTLGSAEYVAEHLAEKLEEAGFSTETLHGPELDELTLDGMWLIITSTHGAGDLPDNLQPLLEQIEEQKPNLSQVRFGAVGLGSSEYDTFCGAVRKLDQQLITQGAMRVGDILEIDVIQHEIPEDPAEIWVKNWINLL